The Flexivirga oryzae genome has a segment encoding these proteins:
- a CDS encoding ATP-dependent DNA helicase: MPADLDALMEAAVGGVGGTERPGQQKMARAVDQAARSGTHLLVQAGTGTGKSLAYLVPAIRHAMEAGRPAIVATATLALQAQIVDRDLPRIADAVEPILGRRPTFGLVKGRRNYLCLHKIEGGYPEDEDTLLEVGEVDRAAGRIGEEVVRLREWAQETESGERDELVPGVSERAWRQVSVSAEECLGSKCPMVTECFVERSRAAAKEVDVVVTNHSFMAIDSFEGRQMLPEHDLLVVDEAHELVDRVTSTITDEVTGGMISTAARRCGRMADASAMREAGEMLQELLGGMQEGRLLGIPDNLGLALTRVRDAARSVQSELKPASPNDNDASRQVARAAVDEIFDNCDRILEGRELDVAWVSQDPRRGAVLRVAPMSVAMLLREKVFGDRTVIMTSATLELGGSFDSVAGTLGLRGEGGPQWTGLDVGSPFDYPRQAIAYVASQLPPPGRDGMSTAAMDEIETLVRAAGGRTLGLFSSTRAARAAAEEMRVRFGDELPVLCQGDDQIRTLVGQFAADPRTCLFGTLTLWQGVDVPGPSCQLVIIDRIPFPRPDDPLASARSQEIARRGGNGFMSVSATHAALRLAQGAGRLVRSSDDRGVVAFLDTRMITARYAGFLQKSLPPFWPTTDRALVLKALKRLDETAAAVAEPPAVAEAPAVAEPPAVAEPPAVAEPPAVAEPVEVTPEPVAVAEPPAAAEPVEVTPAPPAPGWSPEDDEELRDGADLGLDPEELAEHLDKPLDDVRNRLVQLGIG, translated from the coding sequence ATGCCAGCCGACCTCGACGCACTGATGGAAGCTGCCGTCGGAGGAGTCGGCGGCACCGAACGGCCCGGCCAGCAGAAGATGGCGCGCGCCGTCGATCAGGCGGCACGCAGCGGCACCCACCTGCTCGTCCAGGCGGGCACCGGCACCGGCAAGTCGCTGGCCTACCTGGTGCCGGCGATCCGGCACGCGATGGAGGCCGGGCGACCGGCGATCGTCGCGACGGCGACTCTCGCCCTGCAGGCCCAGATCGTCGACCGTGACCTGCCCCGCATCGCCGATGCGGTCGAGCCGATCCTCGGCCGGCGGCCGACCTTCGGGCTGGTCAAGGGCCGGCGGAACTACCTGTGCCTGCACAAGATCGAAGGCGGATACCCCGAGGACGAGGACACCCTGCTCGAGGTCGGTGAGGTCGATCGTGCGGCCGGCCGGATCGGGGAGGAGGTCGTCCGGTTGCGCGAGTGGGCCCAGGAGACCGAGTCCGGCGAGCGCGACGAGCTGGTTCCCGGTGTCAGCGAGCGCGCCTGGCGCCAGGTGTCGGTGTCCGCCGAGGAGTGCCTCGGCTCCAAGTGCCCGATGGTGACCGAGTGCTTCGTGGAGCGATCGCGGGCCGCGGCCAAGGAGGTCGACGTCGTCGTCACCAACCACAGCTTCATGGCGATCGACTCCTTCGAGGGCCGGCAGATGCTGCCCGAGCACGACCTGCTGGTCGTCGACGAGGCACACGAACTGGTCGACCGGGTCACCTCGACCATCACTGACGAGGTCACCGGCGGGATGATCTCCACGGCCGCGCGGCGGTGCGGGCGGATGGCGGACGCGTCGGCCATGCGCGAGGCAGGTGAGATGCTGCAGGAGCTGCTCGGCGGCATGCAGGAGGGTCGCCTGCTCGGCATACCCGACAACCTGGGGCTCGCGCTGACGCGAGTGCGCGACGCGGCCCGCTCGGTGCAGAGCGAGCTGAAACCCGCGTCACCCAACGACAACGACGCGTCCCGGCAGGTCGCGCGCGCTGCGGTGGACGAGATCTTCGACAACTGTGACCGCATCCTGGAGGGCCGCGAGCTCGACGTTGCCTGGGTGTCCCAGGATCCGCGCCGCGGCGCCGTGTTGCGCGTCGCCCCGATGAGCGTGGCAATGTTGTTGCGGGAGAAGGTTTTCGGCGACCGCACGGTGATCATGACATCGGCGACACTCGAGCTCGGTGGTTCCTTCGACTCGGTCGCCGGGACACTCGGCCTGCGCGGTGAGGGCGGACCACAGTGGACCGGCCTGGACGTCGGGTCACCCTTCGACTACCCGCGGCAGGCGATCGCGTACGTCGCCTCCCAGTTGCCGCCACCCGGCAGGGACGGTATGTCGACAGCGGCCATGGACGAGATCGAGACCCTCGTGCGCGCCGCCGGTGGTCGCACCCTCGGCCTGTTCTCCTCGACGCGCGCGGCGCGGGCGGCGGCCGAGGAGATGCGGGTGCGCTTCGGTGACGAGCTGCCCGTCCTGTGCCAGGGCGACGACCAGATCCGCACCCTGGTGGGGCAGTTCGCGGCCGACCCGCGCACCTGTCTGTTCGGCACGCTGACGCTGTGGCAGGGGGTGGACGTGCCCGGGCCGTCCTGTCAGCTGGTGATCATCGACCGCATCCCGTTCCCCCGGCCGGACGACCCGCTGGCCTCCGCCCGCTCGCAGGAGATCGCCCGGCGCGGCGGCAACGGCTTCATGTCCGTGTCCGCGACCCACGCGGCGTTGCGGCTCGCGCAGGGCGCCGGCCGGTTGGTCCGCAGCAGTGACGACCGCGGTGTCGTCGCCTTCCTCGACACCCGGATGATCACCGCCCGCTACGCCGGTTTCCTGCAGAAGTCCCTGCCGCCGTTCTGGCCCACCACCGACCGAGCGCTGGTGCTCAAGGCGCTGAAGCGGCTCGACGAGACCGCCGCTGCGGTGGCCGAGCCCCCTGCGGTGGCCGAGGCCCCTGCGGTGGCCGAGCCCCCTGCGGTGGCCGAGCCCCCTGCGGTGGCCGAGCCCCCTGCGGTGGCCGAGCCTGTCGAGGTCACACCGGAGCCTGTCGCGGTGGCCGAGCCCCCTGCGGCGGCCGAGCCTGTCGAGGTCACACCGGCACCACCGGCGCCCGGCTGGAGCCCGGAGGACGACGAGGAGTTGCGCGACGGCGCCGACCTCGGCCTCGACCCCGAAGAGCTCGCCGAGCACCTCGACAAACCGCTCGACGACGTACGGAACCGCTTGGTGCAGTTGGGGATCGGCTGA
- a CDS encoding ABC transporter substrate-binding protein, with protein sequence MSTASRRSLLGALGGVSAAALLAACGSDGSGSGSPGSGGTTTATGAFPVTVAHKYGSTTVRSAPKRVVCVGLVEQDTLLALGVVPVAITPWLPTGDEGYPWEQPKLHGGSLKQLPSTLNIEKIAATRPDLIIAIYSGISAGDYARLSKIAPTIAQAKVYADYAVPWDVASRTVADAIGRHTAGGQLVTKVKGTLAAAKKSHPQFAGRTAVVGTVNGDGGLNLYTQDDPRIQIQRALGFRYPTGLRPKSDESFFTTLSPERAREVDFDVVVWLASQNQVRKATGGLFEQTKAAQQGRVIYIPQTDRSDATPPYAAGFSFVTPLSIPWTLHRYVPQLVAAVDGKTTTEVPAPTT encoded by the coding sequence ATGAGCACCGCGTCCCGCCGCTCCCTGCTCGGAGCGCTCGGTGGTGTCTCGGCCGCAGCGCTGCTCGCCGCGTGTGGTTCGGACGGCTCCGGATCCGGGTCACCCGGCTCCGGCGGCACCACGACGGCAACGGGTGCCTTCCCCGTCACCGTCGCGCACAAGTACGGCTCCACGACGGTGCGCTCGGCGCCGAAACGGGTCGTCTGTGTCGGACTGGTCGAGCAGGACACCCTGCTCGCGCTCGGCGTCGTCCCGGTCGCGATCACGCCGTGGTTGCCGACCGGCGACGAGGGCTACCCGTGGGAGCAGCCGAAGCTGCACGGCGGCAGCCTGAAACAGCTGCCGAGCACGCTCAACATCGAGAAGATCGCGGCCACCAGACCGGATCTGATCATCGCGATCTACTCCGGGATCTCCGCCGGCGACTACGCGCGGCTGAGCAAGATCGCGCCGACCATCGCGCAAGCGAAGGTGTATGCCGACTACGCCGTCCCCTGGGACGTGGCCAGCCGGACGGTCGCCGACGCGATCGGGCGGCATACCGCGGGCGGACAGCTCGTCACCAAGGTCAAGGGCACGCTGGCCGCGGCGAAGAAGTCCCACCCACAGTTCGCCGGCCGGACCGCGGTGGTGGGCACGGTCAACGGCGACGGCGGCCTCAACCTCTACACCCAGGACGACCCGCGCATCCAGATCCAGCGGGCCCTCGGGTTCCGGTATCCCACCGGTCTCCGGCCCAAGTCCGACGAGAGCTTCTTCACCACCCTGAGCCCGGAGCGGGCCCGCGAGGTCGATTTCGACGTCGTGGTGTGGCTGGCGAGCCAAAACCAGGTGCGCAAGGCGACGGGCGGGCTGTTCGAGCAGACCAAGGCGGCGCAGCAGGGACGGGTGATCTACATCCCGCAGACCGACCGCTCGGACGCCACCCCGCCGTACGCGGCCGGGTTCAGCTTCGTCACACCGCTGAGCATCCCGTGGACGCTCCATCGGTACGTGCCGCAACTGGTGGCGGCCGTCGACGGGAAGACCACCACCGAGGTCCCCGCGCCGACCACCTGA
- a CDS encoding ABC transporter substrate-binding protein, with protein sequence MNLSRRGVLTGCGALGVGMFLAACNSGSESSPAGTTGASSGGTDGSAFPVTVKHKYGTTTVKSAPKRVVCVGLCEQDSLLALGIVPVAVTAWLEAAKGEIYPWAMPKLGSAPLPKVLSSEKLNIEQIAVLKPDLIVAIYSGITQSEYTKLSQLAPTVAPAKGYPDYGTPWSTLTQMVADAIGKHDEGATLVKSVQAKLTAAKKAHPQFVGKTAIVATTYEGAYLYGPDDPRSQIQHALGFTYPAKFKDIGGTSFGGSISAERAKEIDFDVVVWLASEADVKTKLGGLYEQTRAFKQGRTIYIPSSISDSKKNSTYASAFTMVTPLSIPWLLTRYVPQLTAAVDGNPATKVKVVAE encoded by the coding sequence ATGAATCTCTCCCGCCGCGGTGTCCTCACCGGTTGCGGAGCCCTCGGCGTCGGTATGTTCCTCGCCGCCTGCAACAGTGGCTCCGAGTCCTCCCCGGCCGGCACGACCGGCGCCTCGAGCGGCGGCACCGACGGGTCGGCCTTCCCTGTCACGGTCAAGCACAAGTACGGGACCACGACCGTGAAGTCCGCGCCGAAGCGGGTGGTGTGCGTGGGGCTGTGCGAGCAGGACAGTCTGCTCGCGCTGGGCATCGTCCCGGTCGCGGTCACCGCCTGGCTGGAGGCCGCGAAGGGCGAGATCTACCCCTGGGCCATGCCGAAACTCGGTTCGGCACCGCTGCCGAAGGTGCTGTCCTCGGAGAAGCTCAACATCGAGCAGATCGCGGTCCTGAAACCCGACCTGATCGTCGCGATCTACTCCGGAATCACCCAGTCCGAGTACACCAAGCTCAGCCAGCTGGCACCGACCGTGGCTCCCGCCAAGGGCTACCCCGACTACGGCACGCCGTGGAGCACGTTGACCCAGATGGTCGCCGACGCCATCGGCAAGCACGACGAAGGGGCGACACTCGTCAAGAGCGTCCAGGCCAAGCTCACAGCGGCCAAGAAGGCGCATCCGCAGTTCGTCGGGAAGACCGCGATCGTCGCGACGACCTACGAGGGCGCCTACCTCTACGGCCCCGACGACCCGCGTTCGCAGATCCAGCACGCCCTCGGCTTCACCTACCCGGCGAAGTTCAAGGACATCGGCGGCACATCGTTCGGAGGCTCGATCAGCGCCGAGCGTGCCAAGGAGATCGATTTCGACGTGGTGGTCTGGCTGGCCAGCGAGGCCGACGTCAAGACCAAGCTCGGCGGGCTGTACGAGCAGACCAGGGCCTTCAAGCAGGGCCGGACCATCTACATCCCGAGCTCGATCAGCGACAGCAAGAAGAACAGCACCTACGCCTCCGCGTTCACCATGGTGACTCCGCTGTCGATCCCGTGGCTGCTCACGCGGTACGTGCCGCAACTGACGGCGGCCGTCGACGGCAATCCCGCCACGAAGGTGAAGGTCGTCGCCGAATGA
- a CDS encoding iron chelate uptake ABC transporter family permease subunit → MTILEKTESADPPPAQADSRGSKARTGSWRIVLVLLVAVLVCGILSLMIGNVGITSTKTIQVLFSSDGSQASAIIHNLRLPRTVLLLVVGLALGFSGALMQGQSRNPLADPGLLGVSEGASLAVVLAIFWLHISSPVAYGWFALLGAGLTAWLVFTISAVRGGPSPLTLVLAGAAVSALASAIITSIITSNVSTLDQYRFWVVGSASGRGLDVFWQVLPFIAVGVVLTAICTPAINLLQLGDDAARALGVRPGLHKFLGVCAVMLLTGGAVAACGPIGFLGLVAPHVARFVCGPDYRWVVPYSGLIGAIVLTLADILGRVMAGGAEVQVGIVMALVGGPAFVILVRRARLIQL, encoded by the coding sequence GTGACAATCCTGGAGAAGACCGAGTCGGCGGATCCGCCTCCAGCGCAAGCGGATTCGAGGGGCTCGAAGGCCCGCACCGGATCGTGGCGGATCGTGCTGGTGCTGCTGGTGGCGGTCCTGGTCTGCGGCATCCTCAGCCTGATGATCGGCAACGTCGGCATCACGTCCACCAAGACGATCCAGGTCCTCTTCTCCTCCGACGGCTCCCAGGCGTCGGCGATCATCCACAACCTGCGCCTGCCACGGACCGTGCTGCTCCTCGTCGTCGGCCTCGCGCTCGGCTTCTCCGGGGCGCTGATGCAGGGCCAGTCGCGCAACCCGCTGGCCGACCCCGGCCTGCTCGGTGTCTCCGAAGGCGCCTCGCTCGCGGTCGTCCTCGCGATCTTCTGGCTGCACATCAGCTCACCGGTGGCGTACGGCTGGTTCGCCCTGCTCGGCGCCGGCCTCACCGCCTGGCTGGTCTTCACCATCAGCGCGGTGCGCGGCGGGCCGTCACCGCTGACCCTGGTACTGGCCGGAGCCGCAGTCAGCGCGCTGGCCTCGGCGATCATCACCTCGATCATCACCTCGAACGTCTCGACCCTCGACCAGTACCGCTTCTGGGTGGTCGGCTCGGCCAGCGGCCGCGGGCTGGACGTCTTCTGGCAGGTGCTGCCGTTCATCGCGGTCGGCGTGGTCCTCACCGCGATCTGCACCCCGGCGATCAACCTGCTGCAACTCGGCGACGACGCCGCACGAGCCCTCGGGGTGCGCCCCGGCCTGCACAAGTTCCTCGGCGTCTGCGCGGTGATGCTGCTCACCGGCGGGGCAGTGGCCGCCTGCGGTCCGATCGGCTTCCTCGGCCTGGTCGCCCCGCACGTGGCGCGCTTCGTCTGCGGCCCGGACTACCGCTGGGTGGTGCCCTACTCGGGCCTCATCGGTGCGATCGTGCTCACCCTCGCCGACATCCTCGGCCGGGTCATGGCCGGTGGCGCGGAGGTGCAGGTCGGCATCGTGATGGCGCTGGTCGGCGGTCCCGCGTTCGTCATCCTGGTCCGGCGCGCAAGGCTGATCCAGCTATGA
- a CDS encoding FecCD family ABC transporter permease — MSAARTEGLRPAVRVGPTSWRLHPRAVLCSVVAAVLVAVLLVVDLAYGDLKIPFVDVVRALLGDSSGVNAFIVRDVRLPEAAVALLAGLALGLSGALIQTIARNPLASPDVIGVNAGAAAGAVGYIVLFAATDTAAPSGVSADLAIPLAAFGGALLATVFLYAAGWRRGLDGRRLVLVGIGIAAALTACTSWLLVAARLQTAASAQVWLSGSLNGVTGTNALWLLTVIVVVAPVALWQGSSLNIVELGDDTAHALGVRPGRAQAIALLCAVLLAAVAVSAVGPIGFVAFVCPQIARRLAGTSRPPLLTSALTGAALVLAADVITRLWFTGLAVGVVTSLVGAPYFIYLLIRTQKDSA, encoded by the coding sequence ATGAGCGCGGCCAGAACTGAGGGGCTGCGTCCCGCCGTCCGCGTCGGCCCCACCTCCTGGCGGCTCCACCCGCGGGCCGTGCTGTGCTCGGTGGTGGCCGCCGTGCTGGTCGCCGTCCTGCTGGTCGTCGACCTCGCCTACGGCGACCTGAAGATCCCGTTCGTCGACGTCGTGCGAGCGCTGCTCGGCGACAGCTCCGGGGTGAACGCGTTCATCGTGCGGGACGTGCGGCTGCCGGAGGCAGCGGTCGCGTTGCTCGCCGGCCTCGCCCTGGGCTTGTCGGGTGCCCTCATCCAGACGATCGCCCGCAACCCGCTGGCCAGCCCCGACGTGATCGGCGTCAACGCCGGTGCCGCCGCGGGCGCGGTCGGCTACATCGTGCTCTTCGCCGCGACGGACACCGCTGCGCCGTCAGGGGTTTCGGCCGATCTCGCCATACCCCTCGCAGCCTTCGGGGGAGCATTGCTCGCCACCGTCTTCCTGTATGCCGCCGGCTGGCGCCGGGGGCTCGACGGGCGGCGGCTGGTGCTGGTCGGCATCGGCATCGCGGCCGCGCTCACCGCGTGTACCTCGTGGTTACTGGTGGCCGCCCGCCTGCAGACCGCCGCGTCGGCGCAGGTCTGGCTGTCCGGCTCGCTGAACGGCGTGACGGGCACCAACGCGCTCTGGCTGCTGACGGTGATCGTCGTCGTCGCGCCGGTCGCGCTCTGGCAGGGCTCGTCGCTCAACATCGTCGAGCTCGGCGACGACACCGCGCACGCGCTCGGGGTCCGCCCGGGCAGGGCGCAGGCGATCGCGCTGCTGTGCGCCGTGCTGCTGGCCGCGGTCGCCGTCTCCGCTGTCGGGCCCATCGGTTTCGTCGCGTTCGTCTGCCCGCAGATCGCGCGGCGGCTGGCCGGCACGTCCCGCCCGCCGCTGCTCACCTCGGCGCTCACCGGCGCCGCACTCGTGCTGGCCGCCGACGTCATCACCCGGCTGTGGTTCACCGGACTCGCCGTCGGTGTCGTCACCTCCCTGGTCGGCGCGCCCTACTTCATCTACTTGTTGATCCGCACCCAGAAGGATTCCGCATGA
- a CDS encoding ABC transporter ATP-binding protein, which translates to MTQTTVEAHEVKQSANGRLHADHVTVGYGEDPVVHDVSLQIPDGKVTTIIGPNGCGKSTLLRTLSRLLTPSSGTVLLDGAPIGSRSAKQLARTLALLPQSPIAPEGLLVRDLVGRGRHPHQRWFQQWSHGDEDIVTDAMRWTGILDLADRPVDALSGGQRQRVWIAMTLAQHTYLVLLDEPTTYLDLAHQVDVLDLVCRLNRERGATVAMVLHDLNLAVRFSDHLVVMRGGRIAAQGDPVQILTADLLQEVFGLDADMVADPRTGIPMVVPRGQKAGTQD; encoded by the coding sequence ATGACCCAGACCACTGTGGAGGCACACGAGGTGAAGCAGTCGGCGAACGGTCGGCTGCACGCCGATCACGTCACCGTCGGGTACGGCGAGGACCCCGTGGTCCACGACGTCTCGCTGCAGATCCCCGACGGCAAGGTGACCACGATCATCGGCCCCAACGGATGCGGCAAATCGACTCTACTGAGGACACTTTCACGCCTGCTGACGCCGAGTTCGGGCACGGTGCTGCTGGACGGCGCGCCGATCGGGTCCCGGTCCGCCAAGCAGCTCGCCCGCACCCTGGCGTTGCTGCCGCAGAGCCCGATCGCGCCCGAGGGCCTGCTCGTGCGGGATCTGGTCGGGCGTGGCCGGCACCCGCACCAGCGGTGGTTCCAGCAGTGGTCGCACGGCGACGAGGACATCGTGACCGATGCGATGCGCTGGACCGGCATCCTCGACCTGGCCGACCGCCCGGTCGACGCGCTGTCCGGCGGCCAGCGGCAGCGGGTCTGGATCGCCATGACCCTCGCCCAGCACACCTACCTGGTGCTGCTCGACGAGCCGACGACCTACCTCGATCTCGCGCACCAGGTCGACGTGCTCGACCTGGTCTGCCGCCTCAACCGGGAGCGCGGCGCGACGGTCGCGATGGTGCTGCACGACCTCAACCTGGCCGTGCGGTTCAGCGACCATCTGGTCGTCATGCGCGGCGGTCGGATCGCGGCGCAAGGGGATCCGGTGCAGATCCTCACCGCGGACCTGCTGCAGGAGGTGTTCGGCCTCGACGCGGACATGGTCGCCGACCCGCGTACCGGTATCCCGATGGTGGTGCCGCGCGGGCAGAAGGCCGGCACGCAGGACTGA
- a CDS encoding MFS transporter: MTTYRSLFALREFRVLFGARLFTMTGVVVGGLALGTVMYDATGSAVLTALAMFGGPLIQLVTSHFLLASSDLLRPRAALVLASSAAAITDLLQLIPHLPWGARFALLAAEYVILAATGGTVTALLSDTVPAESFVLARATMNITTGGIQVLGNAVGALLLLSFAPVDLFAISAAALLFAAAILRINLADHPPRAKGPVVARTRAVNRLLLGSPVVRPVLLMGWIPNGLIVGCESLYIPFAPRHAGYLFAAGAVGMLAGDIVVGRFLPEAVRQRLIVPLRLLLAVPFLVMFTDPPVVVAALAALVGAFGYTASLPLQQRIVHHVDDGQKGQAFGLLSSGMMAGQAVGALTAGFVAQALSPATGMGVMAVLSIGATCLLAPPLRRSALRPGSRHRQTSTV, from the coding sequence GTGACCACATATCGAAGCCTGTTCGCGTTGCGGGAGTTCCGCGTGCTGTTCGGCGCCCGGCTGTTCACGATGACCGGTGTCGTCGTCGGCGGTCTGGCGCTCGGGACCGTCATGTATGACGCAACCGGCTCGGCGGTGCTCACCGCGCTGGCGATGTTCGGCGGTCCGCTGATCCAGCTCGTCACGAGTCACTTCCTGCTGGCGTCCAGCGATCTGCTGCGCCCGCGCGCCGCCCTCGTGCTCGCCAGCAGCGCGGCCGCGATCACCGACCTCCTCCAACTCATCCCGCATCTGCCGTGGGGCGCCCGATTCGCCCTGTTGGCAGCCGAATACGTCATTCTCGCGGCGACCGGTGGCACCGTCACGGCCCTGCTGTCCGACACCGTGCCGGCCGAGTCGTTCGTGCTCGCCCGGGCCACCATGAACATCACCACGGGCGGCATCCAGGTGCTGGGGAACGCCGTGGGAGCGCTGCTGCTGTTGTCCTTCGCACCGGTCGACCTGTTCGCCATCTCCGCGGCGGCCCTGCTGTTCGCCGCCGCCATCCTGCGGATCAACCTGGCCGATCACCCGCCACGCGCGAAGGGACCGGTCGTCGCGCGGACCCGCGCCGTGAACCGGCTGCTGCTCGGCTCGCCGGTCGTGCGGCCGGTGCTGCTGATGGGCTGGATCCCCAACGGCCTCATCGTGGGCTGCGAATCGCTCTACATCCCCTTCGCGCCACGGCACGCGGGCTACCTGTTCGCCGCCGGCGCGGTGGGGATGCTCGCCGGCGACATCGTGGTCGGGAGGTTCCTGCCGGAAGCCGTCCGGCAGCGCCTCATCGTGCCGTTGCGGCTGCTGTTGGCGGTGCCGTTCCTCGTCATGTTCACCGATCCGCCCGTCGTCGTCGCCGCCCTCGCCGCGCTCGTCGGCGCGTTCGGTTACACCGCGTCGCTGCCGCTGCAGCAGCGGATCGTGCACCACGTCGACGACGGCCAGAAGGGTCAGGCGTTCGGCCTGCTCAGCAGCGGCATGATGGCCGGCCAGGCAGTGGGCGCGCTGACCGCGGGCTTTGTGGCACAGGCACTTTCGCCCGCAACCGGAATGGGCGTCATGGCTGTGCTGTCGATCGGCGCGACCTGTCTGCTTGCGCCGCCGCTGCGCAGGTCCGCGCTGCGTCCGGGGTCCCGGCATCGGCAGACCAGCACGGTATGA
- a CDS encoding ArsR/SmtB family transcription factor, producing MGLWAIPSDVLARLRFATSPMAEVVGALKNLAPGRAGVDPVFALRHRAAFDAMLREYPGRRAVFEHYQRPGWLADFVSIPPPSTSPTIEDELRQISALSEQQLIAQLRVSTPSVLPPVLESAGVRADVLGLLEWTWTHTIATDWPRRERILRADIVTRTHRLAEHGFAGVLQDLGKRREWSDGHLRVNDHDLPTRQLAPSAQLSLVPSHANGSWVGWDGFDRYAVYYPVSGALADTGASRPGGVDRLIGANRARLLGGLDVPQTTSGLAATSGLPVGAVGNHLRVLLDAGLVAKRRSGREVLYWRTALGDELLAASR from the coding sequence ATGGGCCTGTGGGCGATCCCGAGCGATGTCCTGGCGCGGCTGCGGTTCGCGACCTCGCCGATGGCCGAGGTGGTCGGTGCGCTGAAGAACCTCGCGCCGGGGCGTGCCGGCGTCGACCCGGTGTTCGCGCTACGGCACCGTGCCGCATTCGACGCCATGCTGCGCGAGTACCCGGGCCGCAGAGCGGTGTTCGAGCACTACCAACGACCGGGCTGGCTGGCCGACTTCGTGTCGATCCCGCCGCCGTCGACGTCCCCGACGATCGAGGACGAACTGCGTCAGATCAGCGCCCTGTCCGAGCAGCAACTGATCGCCCAGCTGCGGGTCTCGACGCCGTCGGTGCTCCCGCCCGTCCTCGAGTCGGCCGGTGTCAGGGCCGACGTCCTCGGCCTGCTGGAGTGGACCTGGACACACACCATCGCCACCGACTGGCCGCGCCGGGAGCGCATCCTGCGAGCCGACATCGTCACGCGCACGCACCGGCTGGCCGAGCACGGGTTCGCCGGGGTGCTGCAGGACCTCGGCAAGCGGCGCGAATGGTCCGACGGGCACCTGCGGGTCAACGACCACGACCTGCCGACGCGTCAGCTGGCGCCGTCGGCGCAGCTGAGCCTGGTGCCGTCGCACGCCAACGGCAGCTGGGTGGGGTGGGACGGGTTCGACCGCTACGCGGTCTACTACCCGGTCAGCGGTGCGCTCGCCGACACGGGGGCGAGCCGGCCCGGTGGCGTCGACCGGCTGATCGGCGCCAACCGGGCCCGGCTGCTCGGCGGGCTCGACGTGCCGCAGACGACCTCGGGGCTGGCGGCGACGAGCGGGCTGCCGGTCGGCGCGGTGGGCAACCACCTGCGGGTGCTGCTCGACGCCGGGCTGGTGGCGAAGCGCAGGTCGGGCCGGGAGGTCCTGTACTGGCGCACCGCGCTGGGGGACGAACTGCTCGCCGCGTCCCGCTGA
- the purU gene encoding formyltetrahydrofolate deformylase, with protein sequence MTNPHPREPQSYVFTASCDDRPGIIAAISAEIVRHDANIDECQQFGDAQTGRFFIRARVHGPVEEDTLRASLAPVADRFGMTWGLFPAGQRTRALVLVSKLGHCLNDLLYRQQVGALPIDIVAVGSNHLKFQKLVSGQDVPFHHIPVTSGTKDAAEARLLDLIDQTGADLVVLARYMQVLSADLCERLAGRAINIHHSFLPSFRGARPYHQAHQRGVKLIGATAHYVTADLDEGPIIEQDVERIDHGYSPADMVVAGRDVEAQVLARAVTWHAEHRVFLNGSSTVVLR encoded by the coding sequence ATGACAAATCCCCACCCGAGGGAGCCGCAGTCCTACGTCTTCACCGCGTCCTGCGACGACCGGCCGGGCATCATCGCGGCGATCAGCGCCGAGATCGTCCGGCACGACGCGAACATCGACGAGTGTCAGCAGTTCGGTGACGCCCAGACCGGCCGGTTCTTCATCCGGGCCCGCGTGCACGGGCCGGTCGAGGAGGACACGCTGCGTGCGTCACTCGCCCCGGTCGCCGACCGGTTCGGTATGACGTGGGGCCTGTTCCCCGCCGGCCAGCGCACCCGGGCGCTGGTGCTGGTGTCCAAGCTGGGGCACTGCCTCAACGACCTGCTCTACCGGCAGCAGGTCGGCGCACTGCCGATCGACATCGTGGCCGTCGGCTCCAACCACCTGAAGTTCCAGAAGCTGGTGTCGGGTCAGGACGTCCCGTTCCACCACATCCCGGTCACCAGCGGGACGAAGGACGCCGCCGAGGCCCGGCTGCTCGACCTGATCGACCAGACCGGCGCCGACCTGGTGGTGCTCGCCCGCTACATGCAGGTGCTGTCGGCGGACCTGTGCGAGCGTCTGGCGGGGCGCGCGATCAACATCCACCACTCGTTCCTGCCCAGCTTCCGCGGTGCCCGCCCCTATCACCAGGCGCACCAGCGCGGGGTGAAGCTGATCGGGGCGACCGCGCACTACGTGACCGCGGACCTGGACGAGGGGCCGATCATCGAGCAGGACGTCGAGCGGATCGACCACGGCTACTCCCCCGCCGACATGGTCGTCGCCGGCCGCGACGTCGAGGCGCAGGTGCTGGCCCGGGCGGTCACCTGGCACGCGGAGCACCGGGTCTTCCTGAACGGCTCCAGCACGGTGGTCCTCAGGTAG